A genomic window from Exiguobacterium acetylicum DSM 20416 includes:
- a CDS encoding FecCD family ABC transporter permease — MRRILLVALVVFVTSFALLSVGSIQLSVTELWQSFFGGKDAFIVQNYRLPRTVLAFLAGASFALAGVILQSVIRNPLISPDVIGVTNGASLFAVLTIALVPDGPLLLTPIAAFIGAAIVMLALMMLEQGGNVSRSSFALLGIAVSAICASGTEYLLIKFPLQTNDSLVWLAGSLFGKGWQEVMILAPVLVVIGAILFYRHRQLDVLSLSEEVSIGLGLPIQRTRQVFLALAVVLAGVAVATVGAIGFIGLIAPHMARRLVGHKHLAVLPMALLLGGGLLVVADALGRGIHPPLEVPAGLITAIIGVPYFLYLLRRERTA, encoded by the coding sequence ATGCGCCGGATTCTACTTGTCGCTTTAGTCGTTTTTGTCACCAGCTTCGCCTTACTGTCGGTCGGTTCGATTCAGTTATCAGTAACGGAACTCTGGCAGTCATTCTTCGGTGGAAAGGATGCCTTCATCGTCCAAAATTACCGCTTGCCGCGAACGGTCCTCGCCTTTTTAGCAGGAGCGAGTTTCGCTCTTGCTGGAGTCATCTTACAAAGTGTCATCCGCAATCCATTGATCTCGCCGGACGTGATTGGGGTGACGAACGGAGCGTCTCTGTTCGCCGTTTTGACGATTGCCTTAGTGCCGGATGGTCCGCTCTTGTTGACACCGATTGCCGCCTTCATCGGAGCAGCAATCGTCATGCTGGCATTGATGATGCTTGAGCAGGGAGGAAACGTCTCCCGCAGTTCGTTTGCGTTACTTGGTATCGCTGTCAGTGCGATCTGTGCCTCGGGAACAGAATACCTGTTGATTAAATTTCCACTCCAGACGAACGATTCACTCGTCTGGCTTGCCGGAAGTCTATTTGGGAAAGGGTGGCAGGAAGTGATGATCTTAGCACCTGTCCTCGTCGTGATTGGTGCGATCCTCTTCTATCGCCATCGTCAACTTGATGTCTTATCACTTAGTGAGGAAGTCAGCATCGGTCTCGGGTTACCGATTCAGCGGACGCGGCAGGTCTTCTTGGCGCTCGCTGTCGTCCTAGCCGGTGTTGCCGTTGCGACGGTCGGTGCAATCGGCTTCATCGGTCTGATTGCCCCACATATGGCGCGTCGTCTCGTCGGACATAAACACCTCGCTGTCTTACCGATGGCGCTGTTGCTCGGCGGTGGGTTACTCGTCGTCGCTGATGCGCTCGGTCGCGGGATTCATCCGCCGCTTGAAGTACCGGCTGGATTGATTACAGCAATCATCGGTGTGCCGTACTTCTTGTATCTCTTACGAAGAGAACGGACGGCTTAA
- a CDS encoding GNAT family N-acetyltransferase, with translation MIIDTLSNHPKQLEVVATMIHTEFVQKKNRTTPYEQVKAFLDKKPREPYPVTFVALDDVTCVGTVSLFENDLIERPAYTPWLASLFVEKVYRNQGIAQQLINQLIVYAKSRQVSTIYLKTDNAAAYYKKLGWTLVETIKTTELPIHIFAYNVDDV, from the coding sequence ATGATCATTGATACATTATCGAATCATCCTAAACAATTAGAAGTGGTTGCCACAATGATTCATACCGAATTCGTTCAAAAGAAAAATCGGACGACACCGTACGAACAAGTAAAAGCATTTTTAGATAAAAAACCAAGAGAACCCTATCCTGTGACGTTCGTTGCCTTAGATGATGTCACGTGTGTAGGAACTGTCTCCTTATTTGAAAATGACTTGATTGAACGACCAGCCTATACACCTTGGCTCGCTTCTTTATTCGTTGAAAAAGTCTATCGGAATCAAGGAATCGCGCAGCAACTCATCAATCAATTAATCGTTTACGCCAAGTCACGACAGGTTTCTACAATCTACTTAAAAACAGATAACGCTGCAGCATATTATAAAAAATTGGGATGGACCTTGGTCGAAACGATCAAGACGACGGAGTTACCCATCCATATTTTTGCCTATAATGTTGATGACGTTTAA
- a CDS encoding ABC transporter permease codes for MLKFIWNSWWRNKERFILLLVGVLIVSTGLSYLIGTTQANNGTVVDELQKRWGSSYDIVVRPEGSRSVTEDLKLLEPNYMSGLDGGITRKQYETIKKITDVEIAAPIAMIGYNQTVSSVGTHTIDQEGIYKLTIKDTQNTGLQNESSIGVVFLAAGWEPTENAVKSGVSPLPLGKQPLYEYGSQVMIAGVDPEAEAALVGLDQATTKGTYSNYFSKDDQVISFGEDGVQIPILLNNREYVDASRIYTYEKVELPSKEKSINDLVQQVEQKGGKKYLESLPASGAKRYTITTQDVQKKLVNDILKHTLPTAEETNSNSFTWIALKPSPIDYRSIKSPYASRWPFTYQVQPKQVEQDSLLAKRSMYREARMFGKDSVDWPKVNLNYIGVFDPKKLNISKDPLTELPMETYFPSKAQWVMDKHERPVNPVRDVKPTNDPYDFLTKPPSMLTTLDAAFKIRGDKAISAIRVNVKGVETMNAASEKKLQQVATEIEQKTGLITDVTLGSSPQLALTYLPGLKDESALGWVQQPWIKLGSSIAIFQEAKVGMSGIIASVIAVALVYVFSSNIILLYARKKEFAILLSLGWRPRQLAKLLFLEATLLGTLVVLIAWTILGSFWVTTDNPIAIGRILLIGLAGLLIYWGGTLVPMTLIRRIKPFESMRSGEVSKGRRFVRARSALGMSINQLVTYWQRTLLSVVAIALPTSLFIFFLFITFRLKGVLYATWLGEYVALEVGTMHYVAMGVALLIAILTTTEIMWQNVNERKNQLAVLKATGWQDGQVRLLVLSEGMMTGLCAGVIGLLTALGMIGFVYGQFPVQELGFLSIMLLIPVITGLLGALLPAERAVRITPNATLGSIVENTQATERRFKWALGSIAASLCVGVASLFLFASTESSTTTPQNAPQQQTSGQKLKDLASETKSPADKKTDDQTALKKLMKKGVIQTYPGDPKARYELFYAKSLAPTPKELNLKEKPGYRYVTIPVFMHNSDTQSKGAYSTYRPGTFTLTSLDGKEYSTIDYVNHNEKAFKNGYQYFAPYESLVDLVYQVPVDKKTFVLYAADEAFPKDTTVKIELD; via the coding sequence ATGCTTAAGTTCATCTGGAATTCCTGGTGGCGCAATAAAGAGCGATTCATCCTGCTACTTGTCGGCGTTCTGATCGTCAGTACTGGACTGAGCTATTTGATCGGAACGACGCAAGCCAATAACGGAACCGTCGTCGATGAACTGCAAAAACGCTGGGGCTCCTCTTACGACATCGTTGTCCGACCGGAAGGCAGCCGGAGCGTAACGGAAGACTTAAAGTTACTCGAGCCAAACTATATGAGTGGGCTCGATGGTGGGATTACGCGCAAACAATACGAGACGATCAAAAAAATCACTGACGTCGAGATCGCTGCTCCGATTGCGATGATTGGCTACAATCAAACAGTTTCAAGTGTCGGTACGCATACGATCGACCAAGAAGGCATTTATAAACTAACGATCAAAGATACGCAAAATACCGGATTACAGAACGAATCCTCGATTGGAGTCGTCTTCTTAGCAGCAGGATGGGAACCGACAGAAAATGCAGTAAAATCAGGTGTGTCCCCCCTCCCCCTTGGAAAGCAACCTCTTTACGAGTATGGAAGTCAAGTCATGATTGCGGGGGTTGATCCCGAAGCGGAAGCCGCACTCGTCGGCTTGGACCAAGCGACGACAAAAGGAACCTATAGTAACTATTTTTCAAAAGATGATCAGGTCATCTCGTTTGGTGAAGACGGTGTCCAAATTCCAATCCTGTTGAACAATCGTGAATACGTGGACGCGTCACGCATCTACACGTACGAAAAAGTAGAGCTGCCGTCAAAAGAAAAATCAATTAACGATCTGGTACAACAGGTCGAACAAAAAGGCGGAAAAAAATACTTAGAGTCCTTACCGGCAAGTGGTGCGAAACGTTATACGATCACGACACAAGATGTCCAGAAGAAGCTCGTAAATGATATTCTGAAACACACGTTACCGACCGCTGAAGAGACGAACAGCAATTCCTTTACGTGGATTGCTTTAAAGCCGTCTCCAATCGACTACCGCTCGATCAAAAGTCCTTACGCATCACGTTGGCCGTTCACCTATCAAGTCCAACCGAAACAAGTCGAGCAAGATTCCTTGCTCGCTAAACGCAGCATGTACCGGGAAGCACGCATGTTCGGAAAAGATAGCGTGGACTGGCCAAAAGTCAATTTGAACTACATCGGGGTCTTTGATCCGAAGAAATTGAATATCTCGAAAGACCCGCTGACGGAACTGCCGATGGAGACGTACTTCCCGTCGAAAGCCCAGTGGGTGATGGACAAGCATGAACGTCCCGTCAATCCGGTCCGAGACGTCAAACCGACGAATGATCCGTACGATTTCCTGACGAAACCACCATCGATGCTGACGACGCTCGATGCTGCGTTCAAAATTCGTGGTGACAAAGCAATCTCAGCCATCCGCGTCAACGTCAAAGGTGTCGAGACGATGAATGCCGCTAGCGAGAAGAAGCTCCAACAGGTGGCGACAGAAATCGAACAGAAGACAGGATTAATTACGGACGTGACCCTCGGCTCGTCGCCGCAGCTCGCCTTGACCTATTTACCGGGTCTAAAAGACGAATCAGCGCTCGGGTGGGTTCAACAACCGTGGATCAAGCTCGGCTCGTCGATTGCGATCTTCCAGGAAGCAAAAGTCGGGATGAGCGGCATCATCGCCAGTGTCATCGCTGTCGCGCTCGTCTATGTCTTCAGTTCGAACATCATCCTACTGTATGCACGAAAGAAAGAATTCGCGATTTTACTATCACTTGGTTGGCGCCCGCGTCAGCTGGCAAAACTATTGTTCCTCGAGGCCACATTGCTCGGAACACTCGTCGTCTTGATTGCCTGGACGATTCTCGGTTCGTTCTGGGTCACGACGGACAACCCGATTGCGATCGGTCGAATTTTATTGATTGGTCTTGCTGGTTTACTTATTTACTGGGGTGGAACGCTCGTGCCGATGACGCTCATCCGTCGGATCAAACCGTTCGAAAGCATGCGTTCCGGTGAAGTCTCAAAAGGTCGCCGTTTCGTTCGTGCGCGTAGCGCCCTCGGGATGAGCATCAATCAGCTCGTCACGTACTGGCAACGGACATTACTTTCGGTCGTTGCGATCGCCTTACCGACGAGTCTGTTCATCTTCTTCCTCTTCATCACGTTCCGACTGAAAGGCGTCTTGTACGCAACGTGGCTCGGCGAATATGTCGCGCTTGAAGTAGGGACGATGCATTACGTCGCGATGGGTGTCGCTTTACTGATTGCCATCCTGACGACGACAGAAATCATGTGGCAAAACGTCAATGAACGCAAGAATCAGCTTGCTGTCCTTAAAGCGACGGGCTGGCAAGACGGTCAAGTTCGTTTACTCGTGCTAAGTGAAGGCATGATGACAGGACTCTGCGCTGGCGTGATTGGTCTTCTGACAGCACTTGGGATGATTGGCTTCGTTTACGGGCAATTCCCGGTCCAAGAGCTTGGTTTCCTCAGCATCATGCTCTTGATTCCGGTGATCACCGGTCTGTTGGGTGCCTTACTTCCTGCCGAGCGTGCCGTCCGGATCACACCGAATGCCACACTCGGTAGTATCGTCGAGAATACACAGGCGACAGAACGGCGTTTCAAATGGGCACTCGGATCAATCGCTGCTTCCTTATGTGTCGGGGTTGCGAGCCTGTTCTTGTTCGCCTCAACAGAATCCTCGACGACTACACCACAGAATGCTCCTCAACAACAGACGAGCGGACAAAAATTAAAAGACTTAGCTTCTGAAACGAAATCGCCAGCTGACAAGAAAACAGATGATCAAACAGCACTAAAAAAACTGATGAAGAAAGGGGTCATCCAAACGTATCCCGGTGATCCGAAAGCAAGATATGAGCTATTTTATGCTAAATCACTCGCTCCGACGCCAAAAGAATTGAATTTAAAAGAAAAGCCTGGTTATCGGTATGTTACGATTCCTGTCTTCATGCACAACTCGGATACACAAAGTAAAGGTGCATATTCAACTTATAGACCGGGAACATTTACGTTGACGTCACTAGATGGTAAAGAATATTCTACCATTGATTATGTCAATCACAATGAAAAAGCATTCAAGAACGGCTATCAATACTTCGCCCCGTATGAGTCACTTGTCGACTTAGTCTATCAAGTACCTGTCGACAAAAAAACATTTGTTCTCTACGCGGCAGATGAAGCTTTTCCAAAGGATACGACAGTGAAGATTGAACTCGATTAA
- a CDS encoding FecCD family ABC transporter permease: MQRKRLIFVLILLSCLAVYSSLFFGITQMNPVHLVHEWISGTTSKAGLVLTNLRLPRLLLGLLLGANLAVAGAIMQAVTRNPLASPQVFGVNAGASFLVVVSLLVFPSLGTANLLYFAFAGALLGGVLVFSFASIRGMTALKLALVGMAIHILLTSLTKGLILFNDRITNVLYWLSGSLSDASWLELRIVLPWSLAGLILAASLAKSLAVFQLGQDVAVGLGQKVTRIRLLAGISVVLLAGVTVAVAGAIGFIGLMVPHITRRLVGEDYRIVLPVSAVIGGLLLTYADVLARFIAYPYESPVGIVTSLLGAPFFLLLARRQMKGGLR; the protein is encoded by the coding sequence GTGCAGCGGAAACGTCTGATTTTCGTACTTATCTTACTCAGTTGCTTGGCCGTTTATAGTAGCTTGTTCTTTGGCATCACACAGATGAATCCGGTCCACTTAGTGCACGAGTGGATCAGTGGCACGACCTCTAAAGCGGGACTCGTCCTGACGAATCTGCGCTTGCCGCGTCTCTTACTCGGGTTGTTGCTCGGAGCGAATCTTGCCGTCGCTGGAGCAATCATGCAAGCCGTGACGCGTAATCCGCTCGCTTCACCACAAGTCTTTGGTGTCAACGCCGGTGCGTCGTTTCTTGTAGTCGTCAGTCTCCTTGTCTTTCCGTCACTTGGGACGGCGAACTTGCTTTACTTCGCCTTTGCCGGTGCCTTGCTCGGTGGCGTGCTCGTCTTTTCGTTCGCTTCGATTCGCGGGATGACGGCGTTAAAACTCGCCCTCGTCGGGATGGCGATTCATATCTTGTTGACGTCGCTAACGAAAGGCTTGATTTTGTTCAACGACCGGATCACGAACGTCTTGTACTGGTTGTCCGGTTCGCTCAGTGACGCAAGCTGGCTCGAACTCCGGATCGTTCTCCCATGGTCGCTCGCCGGTTTGATTCTTGCGGCAAGTCTTGCGAAGTCGCTCGCCGTCTTCCAACTAGGACAAGACGTCGCGGTCGGACTCGGTCAAAAAGTGACGCGGATCCGTCTGCTTGCCGGCATCAGTGTCGTCTTACTCGCAGGCGTGACGGTCGCCGTCGCCGGAGCGATCGGCTTCATCGGTCTGATGGTGCCGCATATTACGCGTCGCCTTGTTGGTGAGGACTACCGAATCGTCTTACCCGTCTCTGCCGTCATCGGTGGTCTGTTGTTGACGTACGCCGATGTCCTGGCGCGCTTCATCGCCTATCCGTATGAATCACCGGTCGGCATCGTGACGTCATTGCTCGGGGCACCCTTCTTCCTTCTGCTGGCACGCCGCCAGATGAAAGGGGGATTACGATGA
- a CDS encoding ATP-binding cassette domain-containing protein: MLALRATNLTKQYGNKTVVNQLNLEIKQGSIFGFLGQNGAGKSTFINMITGLVRPTSGTFELLGASNDSLKNIRTRIGVLPDYSTFYENFTALDHLKYFSKVLGLKITTNELKQLLRDVQLEDAIDMKTKNYSFGMKKSSGLPKR, from the coding sequence ATGTTAGCCCTTCGCGCAACTAACTTAACGAAACAATATGGCAACAAGACCGTCGTCAATCAGCTGAATCTCGAGATCAAACAAGGGTCCATCTTCGGCTTCCTTGGTCAAAATGGCGCCGGTAAATCCACATTCATCAATATGATTACAGGACTTGTCCGCCCGACGTCCGGAACGTTCGAATTACTTGGAGCATCAAATGATTCCTTAAAGAACATTCGGACACGGATTGGTGTCCTACCGGATTACTCGACCTTCTACGAAAATTTCACAGCGCTCGATCATTTGAAGTACTTCAGTAAAGTCCTTGGTCTTAAGATAACGACGAACGAGTTAAAGCAACTTCTTCGCGATGTGCAACTTGAAGACGCGATCGATATGAAAACGAAGAACTACTCGTTCGGGATGAAAAAAAGCTCGGGATTGCCCAAGCGTTGA
- a CDS encoding ABC transporter permease, with protein sequence MFAITLREFKSLFQSIRAILIIVVLFGVTIGSAKLVSQFKGQLSDLGLGNNAYIIGLMLLLFLAAPLFVTSISHSSVNKEMESKTIRFLATKTSRENIIFGKFLGNVSFWVLCLTVALLLIVPFSKSFHFVDLIQTIIFVSYFIGLSLFLSTVVNNSSMTMFIGIFISIALPVIGMWSLLSKNVIVDTISYLTPYYYYTQQNTAYTYLVLIHIAVFVMTSLIIFKRRDL encoded by the coding sequence ATGTTCGCGATTACACTTCGAGAATTTAAATCGCTTTTCCAAAGTATTCGAGCGATCCTGATCATCGTCGTCTTGTTCGGTGTGACGATTGGTTCTGCTAAACTCGTCAGCCAGTTCAAAGGACAACTCAGTGATCTCGGTTTAGGTAACAATGCCTATATCATCGGTTTGATGCTACTTCTGTTCTTAGCTGCTCCTTTGTTCGTAACAAGTATTTCTCATAGTAGCGTCAATAAGGAGATGGAGTCGAAGACGATTCGTTTTCTTGCGACGAAAACATCTCGTGAGAACATCATTTTCGGGAAGTTTTTAGGCAACGTTTCGTTCTGGGTCCTCTGTCTGACAGTTGCCCTCTTGTTGATCGTTCCATTTTCAAAGTCGTTTCACTTCGTCGATTTGATCCAAACCATCATCTTCGTCTCTTATTTCATCGGTCTGTCGCTGTTTCTTTCAACAGTCGTCAATAACTCCTCGATGACGATGTTCATCGGGATTTTCATCTCGATCGCGCTTCCAGTCATCGGGATGTGGAGTCTTCTTTCGAAGAATGTCATCGTCGATACGATCTCCTACCTGACGCCTTATTACTATTACACGCAACAAAACACGGCCTACACGTACCTTGTCTTGATTCATATCGCTGTTTTCGTCATGACGAGTCTGATTATCTTTAAAAGGAGAGATCTGTGA
- a CDS encoding DUF3784 domain-containing protein produces MVVSESIVYFVILVPLLVFATVLSKGKGASLLAGYNTLSESKKQDYDEVALCQFMGKILYGICFSILLIAGSELFGYHFLFTLGVLLLFFLIVFAIVYSNTNDRFKKER; encoded by the coding sequence ATGGTCGTGAGCGAATCCATTGTTTATTTTGTAATCCTTGTTCCTCTGCTGGTGTTTGCTACCGTTCTATCGAAAGGAAAAGGCGCATCATTGCTTGCAGGATATAATACGTTATCTGAAAGCAAGAAACAAGACTATGACGAAGTCGCCCTATGTCAATTCATGGGTAAGATCCTATACGGCATTTGTTTTAGCATCCTGTTGATCGCTGGGAGCGAGCTGTTTGGATATCACTTTTTGTTTACTTTGGGCGTCCTGCTATTATTCTTTCTTATTGTATTTGCAATCGTCTATTCCAACACGAATGACCGATTCAAGAAAGAGAGGTAA
- a CDS encoding DUF2089 family protein — protein MKKDDVPDWVLSLELEEIEFVKKFIVSSGSLKELAKHYDVSYPTVRIRVDRIIQKIEVNEKIENEPFIAYIKQMAIEDRITIEDAKKIIEKYRLERGNN, from the coding sequence ATGAAAAAAGATGATGTTCCAGATTGGGTTTTATCTCTAGAATTGGAAGAGATAGAATTCGTTAAAAAATTCATCGTAAGCTCGGGTTCCTTAAAAGAACTGGCGAAACATTATGATGTCTCCTATCCCACAGTCCGGATTCGCGTCGATCGTATCATTCAAAAAATCGAAGTGAATGAGAAAATCGAGAATGAACCGTTCATCGCATACATTAAACAAATGGCTATCGAGGATCGCATCACGATTGAAGATGCCAAAAAAATCATCGAAAAATATCGACTTGAGAGGGGCAACAATTAA
- a CDS encoding DUF4064 domain-containing protein, with the protein MKRTTEYIFAVIGIVLFGSLCLGGFLLSGSIADHAGMKDLVDQFIRDENITDVTANQILTSFQQFFLYLGAVSLLCTLGGIVSIVRIRKNGSAGKMLIITAILGGIFTLLAGVFGSIAYLIAGITNVTKNKKIARQY; encoded by the coding sequence TTGAAAAGAACAACGGAATACATTTTTGCTGTCATCGGTATCGTCTTGTTCGGTTCATTATGTCTTGGTGGTTTTCTATTATCTGGATCGATTGCGGATCATGCTGGGATGAAGGACTTGGTCGACCAATTTATCCGCGATGAGAACATCACGGATGTCACGGCGAATCAGATCCTCACATCCTTCCAACAATTCTTCTTGTATCTTGGTGCTGTCTCACTCTTATGTACATTAGGAGGTATCGTCTCAATCGTCCGGATCCGTAAAAACGGTTCTGCTGGAAAGATGCTCATCATTACCGCGATTCTCGGTGGGATCTTCACATTACTCGCTGGCGTCTTTGGTTCAATCGCTTACTTGATCGCCGGTATCACTAACGTCACGAAGAATAAAAAGATAGCACGGCAATACTAA
- a CDS encoding DUF4162 domain-containing protein: MINRPDILFLDEPTSGVDANSILGIHSLIRKIAADGTTIFLTSHNLDEVEKLCTEIAIMQDGTIQTQGTMEELREQHEKNITVHVKHAPLDNDTQQHLQTKLSTLAKDVNVSSTHSTFIVQSEHDIATINSYLVSQHVNVYRLEVEEASLEEIFLNLGSEIRSA, encoded by the coding sequence TTGATCAATCGACCGGATATCTTGTTTTTGGATGAACCGACGTCAGGCGTTGATGCCAACTCGATTCTCGGTATCCATTCCTTGATTCGCAAAATCGCAGCAGACGGAACGACGATTTTCTTAACGTCTCATAACTTAGACGAGGTCGAAAAACTGTGTACGGAGATTGCGATCATGCAGGACGGAACGATTCAGACGCAAGGCACGATGGAGGAGTTACGGGAACAACATGAGAAGAACATCACCGTTCACGTAAAACATGCACCGCTCGACAATGATACACAACAACATCTGCAGACCAAGTTGTCGACACTTGCGAAAGACGTCAACGTCTCCTCTACTCACTCGACGTTCATCGTCCAAAGTGAACACGATATTGCTACGATCAATAGCTACCTCGTCTCGCAACACGTTAACGTGTATCGACTCGAAGTCGAGGAAGCTTCTTTGGAAGAGATTTTCTTGAACTTAGGTTCAGAAATCCGCTCAGCATAA
- a CDS encoding helical backbone metal receptor: MRRKTWMTALTLLVLSSLMLAACSGQAEQSNEKTRTITHEAGKTKVPEKPKKVVALEFSFVDALDELGITPVGIAQENKTDVSGLLGKDIEFTEVGTRQQPNLEVISSLQPDLIIGDFNRHKGIYKQLQEIAPTIILKSRNATYEENIDSFKTIAEAVSKTKQMDDRLALHEERLQAAKKKVDPKDDRKVMVGVFRADSLTAHGETSFDGELLEKIGIENAVTKTAEPTVTITLEQMVKWDPDVIFMAEADPKLLKEWKDNPLWNQITAVKNGEVYEVNRDLWTRYRGLDAAEQIVDEAIQLLKQK, from the coding sequence ATGAGACGGAAAACTTGGATGACAGCGTTGACGCTCCTCGTGTTGAGCAGTTTGATGCTTGCAGCTTGTTCAGGTCAAGCAGAGCAATCGAACGAAAAGACGCGGACGATCACGCACGAAGCAGGAAAAACGAAAGTACCGGAAAAGCCGAAGAAGGTCGTCGCGCTCGAATTCTCGTTCGTTGATGCGTTAGACGAACTCGGCATCACACCGGTCGGGATTGCACAAGAAAACAAGACCGATGTCTCTGGATTACTCGGAAAAGACATCGAGTTCACGGAAGTCGGTACACGCCAACAACCGAATCTTGAAGTGATCAGTTCCTTGCAACCGGATTTGATCATCGGCGACTTCAACCGTCATAAAGGAATTTACAAGCAATTGCAAGAAATCGCACCGACGATCATCTTGAAGAGTCGCAATGCGACGTATGAAGAGAACATCGATTCGTTCAAGACGATTGCGGAAGCGGTCAGCAAAACGAAACAGATGGATGATCGCCTTGCGCTTCATGAAGAGCGCTTGCAGGCAGCGAAGAAGAAGGTTGATCCAAAAGATGACCGGAAAGTCATGGTCGGTGTCTTCCGCGCCGATTCACTGACAGCACACGGTGAGACGTCGTTTGACGGTGAGTTGCTCGAGAAGATCGGTATCGAGAATGCCGTTACGAAAACAGCAGAACCGACTGTGACGATCACGTTAGAGCAGATGGTCAAGTGGGATCCGGACGTCATCTTCATGGCGGAAGCCGATCCTAAGTTACTGAAAGAGTGGAAGGATAATCCGCTCTGGAATCAGATCACAGCGGTCAAAAACGGAGAAGTCTACGAAGTCAATCGTGACCTCTGGACGCGTTACCGTGGTCTGGACGCTGCTGAACAAATCGTTGACGAAGCAATTCAATTGCTCAAACAGAAATAA